A single genomic interval of halophilic archaeon DL31 harbors:
- a CDS encoding ABC-type transporter, periplasmic subunit (PFAM: Bacterial extracellular solute-binding protein, family 5~KEGG: hvo:HVO_B0021 ABC-type transport system periplasmic substrate-binding protein (probable substrate dipeptides/oligopeptides)) — translation MLTTTAALGMAGLAGCGGDNNGDGDGNGGGGGTNSPVPDGETIETQFWNDWPIDGKTNDNIPVEYTATEGSSAAPITINFASDEEPWMREHALMIQRAFNDLGAPTELDDVPTNVMYDEYWAADTGHTVPVSMNTHGPDPQRGLDPNPFLMRMHPKTAGNYYNYWNDEITELLDEQAAEIEDLDRRVELCAEIQQKASEDAYINSIAFPEVITAADTANFEGYVPTPGNGTTRDSFVWTQVNLQPTGDSSTWVKGITASMGGLNIAWAAGGPEAKRLTNLYDGLYDASPELEIVPGLAVNADVVDDTTVEMDLREGVTWHDGEQFTPEDVKFSVELFKEYNSPEMGPFISPIDSVEVVEEGDGGRVRFNLNEPDAAFLTQRVVRSVILPKHRWEDVENPANHSPDTPIGTGPFKFVSWNQGSQFRVEKHEDHWMWDEDTREEILGEYFVSGDGIDEIVWANVGNTDALIGALQSGDIDATGTTLANGQADRAAQTDGVEKQTARNFAPLDVHLNHTVPLLRDKVFRQALSHATDKEGFVEGVLGGRAEVIEGQNLLSPMLKPFYNGDITTYEYDVEGARTMLQEAGYTFDGDDNLVWPTGDAWDAFADRVEDGHANREDLDQADFS, via the coding sequence ATGCTCACTACCACCGCGGCACTCGGGATGGCCGGGCTTGCCGGATGTGGCGGTGACAACAATGGGGACGGAGACGGAAACGGAGGCGGCGGCGGGACCAACAGTCCGGTCCCGGACGGGGAGACCATCGAGACCCAGTTCTGGAACGACTGGCCAATCGATGGCAAAACTAACGACAACATCCCGGTCGAGTACACCGCGACCGAAGGGTCGTCGGCGGCGCCGATCACCATCAACTTCGCCAGCGACGAGGAGCCCTGGATGCGCGAACACGCGCTGATGATTCAGCGCGCGTTCAACGATCTGGGCGCCCCCACGGAACTGGACGACGTGCCGACCAACGTGATGTACGACGAGTACTGGGCGGCCGACACCGGGCACACGGTTCCGGTATCGATGAACACCCACGGGCCGGACCCGCAGCGAGGGCTCGACCCGAACCCGTTCCTGATGCGAATGCACCCCAAAACGGCGGGGAACTACTACAACTACTGGAACGACGAAATCACCGAACTCCTCGACGAGCAGGCTGCGGAGATCGAGGACCTGGACCGGCGCGTTGAACTCTGTGCAGAGATTCAGCAGAAGGCGAGCGAGGACGCCTATATCAACTCTATCGCGTTCCCCGAGGTCATCACGGCGGCCGATACGGCCAACTTCGAGGGGTACGTCCCGACGCCTGGTAACGGCACGACTCGGGACTCGTTCGTCTGGACGCAAGTGAACCTCCAGCCCACTGGTGACTCCTCGACATGGGTGAAGGGGATCACCGCCTCGATGGGTGGCCTCAACATCGCGTGGGCCGCCGGCGGCCCGGAGGCCAAGCGCCTGACAAACCTCTACGACGGCCTCTACGACGCTTCGCCGGAACTCGAGATCGTGCCGGGGCTCGCAGTCAACGCCGATGTCGTCGACGACACAACCGTCGAGATGGACCTCCGCGAGGGGGTCACCTGGCACGACGGCGAGCAGTTCACGCCTGAGGACGTGAAGTTCAGCGTTGAGCTGTTCAAAGAGTACAACTCCCCGGAGATGGGCCCATTCATCAGTCCCATCGACAGCGTCGAAGTCGTCGAGGAGGGCGACGGCGGCCGCGTCCGGTTCAACCTCAACGAGCCTGACGCCGCCTTCCTCACCCAGCGTGTGGTCCGCAGCGTGATTCTCCCAAAACACCGCTGGGAGGACGTCGAAAACCCGGCCAATCACAGCCCGGACACCCCCATCGGGACGGGGCCGTTCAAGTTCGTTAGCTGGAACCAGGGATCCCAGTTCCGTGTCGAGAAACACGAGGACCACTGGATGTGGGACGAGGACACCCGCGAGGAGATCCTCGGGGAGTATTTCGTCTCCGGCGACGGGATCGACGAGATCGTCTGGGCCAACGTCGGCAACACCGACGCCCTCATCGGCGCGCTCCAGTCCGGCGACATCGACGCCACCGGGACGACGCTCGCGAACGGCCAGGCTGACCGTGCTGCACAGACTGACGGCGTCGAGAAACAGACGGCGAGAAACTTCGCGCCGCTCGACGTCCACCTCAACCACACCGTTCCGCTCCTGCGGGACAAGGTGTTCCGGCAGGCGCTCAGCCACGCAACCGACAAGGAGGGGTTCGTCGAGGGCGTGCTCGGCGGCCGCGCCGAGGTAATCGAGGGCCAGAACCTCCTCTCGCCGATGCTGAAGCCGTTCTACAACGGCGACATCACCACCTACGAGTACGACGTCGAGGGGGCTCGGACGATGCTCCAGGAAGCGGGCTACACGTTCGACGGCGACGACAACCTCGTCTGGCCCACCGGCGACGCATGGGATGCGTTCGCAGACCGGGTTGAGGACGGCCACGCCAACCGTGAGGACCTCGACCAGGCAGACTTCTCGTAA
- a CDS encoding Citryl-CoA lyase (KEGG: hma:rrnB0257 citrate lyase beta chain~PFAM: HpcH/HpaI aldolase), translating into MSGRRSALFTPADNAAMLRKAVNTDADAFVFDLEDAVPADGKEPARSNLREYVPALDTDREVAVRVNAVDTKQFADDIDAAVESGADAIALPMVESGADVRTAWSALTDRTDEPPRLRVTIETPTGMHAGGEIADACRESGVVSLSFGFADYCKAVGAPGTPDRIRERLELRTTEFASMARVDPVASVHLDIEDTDGLRTVAERAREIGFVGMTAIHPAQIPILNDVFTPDEEELAQARRLVEAFDEADSDSLQVEGVFLDTATVDRYRRLLDRAEEK; encoded by the coding sequence ATGAGCGGCCGACGGTCGGCACTGTTCACGCCCGCCGACAACGCCGCGATGCTGCGAAAGGCTGTCAACACTGACGCCGACGCGTTCGTGTTCGACCTCGAAGACGCCGTCCCAGCCGACGGGAAGGAACCGGCCCGCTCGAACCTCCGTGAGTACGTTCCGGCTCTCGATACCGATCGGGAGGTCGCCGTTCGGGTCAACGCCGTCGACACCAAGCAGTTCGCCGACGACATCGACGCCGCAGTCGAGTCAGGCGCCGACGCCATCGCGCTGCCGATGGTTGAGTCCGGTGCAGATGTGCGGACAGCCTGGAGCGCCCTCACCGACCGGACCGACGAGCCGCCCCGGCTTCGAGTCACCATCGAAACGCCCACCGGGATGCACGCCGGCGGGGAGATTGCGGACGCCTGCCGAGAGAGTGGCGTCGTCAGCCTCTCGTTTGGCTTCGCGGACTACTGCAAGGCCGTCGGCGCGCCCGGCACGCCCGACCGCATCCGTGAGCGACTCGAACTCCGGACCACGGAGTTCGCGTCGATGGCCAGGGTCGACCCGGTCGCGTCGGTCCATCTCGATATCGAGGACACCGACGGACTCAGAACGGTCGCGGAACGCGCCCGAGAGATTGGATTCGTCGGAATGACGGCGATTCACCCGGCACAGATTCCGATACTCAACGACGTGTTCACGCCCGACGAGGAGGAGTTGGCACAGGCCCGCCGTCTCGTCGAGGCGTTCGACGAAGCAGACAGCGACTCGCTGCAGGTCGAGGGCGTGTTCCTCGACACTGCGACGGTCGACCGCTACCGGCGACTGCTCGACAGGGCCGAGGAGAAGTAG
- a CDS encoding oligopeptide/dipeptide ABC transporter, ATPase subunit (TIGRFAM: Oligopeptide/dipeptide ABC transporter, ATP-binding protein, C-terminal~PFAM: ABC transporter-like; Oligopeptide/dipeptide ABC transporter, C-terminal~KEGG: hvo:HVO_B0024 ABC-type transport system ATP-binding protein (probable substrate dipeptides/oligopeptides)~SMART: ATPase, AAA+ type, core), with protein sequence MSLLEVEDLQITYSTSKVDVHAVNGVSFEVDDGTNYGLVGESGCGKSTVAHSVLGLLDDNGNVEAGSIKFNGRELLDCSEKEWQDIRWEEIAYIPQSAMDSLDPVMNVGAQIRQAIHKHRNVTREEARERVDEVFDIVGLDPSRTDEYPHQFSGGMRQRVTIAMALVLDPDLIIADEPTTGLDVIVQDKIVHKLLEIQDEIDSSMLLITHDMGVISETCDDVSVLYGGKVMEQGATYDVLKNPTNPYTMGLKNSFPDIEEFDSQAIAIPGSLPDLTREPTSCVFSNRCPFATEECEHGHPDLREVENQESACYHTDRVEELREAAVDPETWGLEPTEQGSREAGDVILETEGLTKWFEQGQSIVDQIMGREKNHVKAVNGVDLTVRENEIVGVAGESGCGKSTLGEVIAALQSHTDGEIRFRGTSVDELLARDSKEFRSKVQFIFQDPFDSLNPRQKVRAAVSEPLKIQGVESDEVTERVRQTLADVGLNPVDKFIDSFPHQLSGGERQRVAIARALVLDPELLICDEPASMLDVSLKASILNILREMATERDMGIVYISHDLASLSQITDRLAVMYLGKIIEVGSTRAVVQQPKHPYTASLLSASPNVDPAVDRTRVLLPGEPPNPVNLPEGCNFAPRCPKATDECRQSEPERSAWADGDHEAACYFPVEDVNAELLDRYKGETEGVETTTDGVPQEQGSSAP encoded by the coding sequence ATGAGTCTACTCGAAGTCGAAGACCTACAAATCACGTACAGCACGTCGAAGGTCGACGTTCACGCGGTCAACGGCGTCTCCTTCGAAGTCGATGACGGGACCAACTACGGACTGGTCGGGGAGTCTGGCTGTGGGAAATCCACGGTCGCACACTCGGTGCTCGGCCTGCTCGACGACAACGGCAACGTCGAGGCGGGCAGCATCAAGTTCAACGGCCGGGAACTGCTCGACTGCTCCGAGAAGGAGTGGCAGGACATTCGCTGGGAGGAGATCGCGTACATCCCCCAGAGTGCGATGGACTCCCTGGACCCGGTGATGAACGTCGGCGCCCAGATTCGGCAGGCAATACACAAACACCGGAACGTGACCCGCGAGGAGGCCCGGGAGCGCGTCGACGAGGTGTTCGACATCGTCGGCCTCGATCCGTCACGGACCGACGAGTACCCACACCAGTTCTCGGGTGGGATGCGCCAACGCGTCACCATCGCGATGGCGCTGGTGCTCGACCCCGACCTTATCATCGCCGACGAGCCGACCACGGGACTAGACGTAATCGTCCAGGACAAAATCGTCCACAAACTGCTGGAAATTCAAGACGAGATCGACTCCTCGATGCTGCTGATCACCCACGACATGGGGGTGATCTCCGAGACTTGCGACGACGTCTCGGTGTTGTACGGTGGGAAGGTGATGGAACAGGGCGCCACCTACGACGTGCTCAAGAACCCGACTAACCCCTACACGATGGGGCTGAAAAACTCCTTCCCGGACATCGAGGAGTTCGATAGCCAGGCCATCGCGATTCCCGGATCGCTACCGGACCTCACGAGGGAACCGACGAGCTGTGTATTTAGCAACCGATGCCCGTTCGCGACCGAAGAGTGTGAGCATGGGCACCCTGATCTCCGGGAGGTGGAGAACCAGGAATCCGCCTGCTACCACACCGACCGCGTGGAGGAACTCCGCGAAGCGGCCGTCGACCCGGAGACGTGGGGGCTTGAACCCACCGAACAGGGGAGCCGCGAGGCCGGCGACGTGATCCTCGAGACCGAGGGACTGACCAAGTGGTTCGAGCAGGGACAGTCTATCGTGGACCAGATCATGGGCCGCGAGAAAAATCACGTGAAGGCGGTCAACGGCGTCGACCTCACGGTCCGGGAGAACGAAATCGTGGGCGTCGCCGGCGAGTCCGGTTGTGGGAAGTCGACGCTCGGGGAAGTGATCGCCGCGCTCCAGTCCCACACTGACGGCGAGATTCGGTTCCGCGGCACCTCTGTCGATGAACTTCTCGCCCGCGACAGCAAGGAGTTCCGCTCGAAAGTCCAGTTCATCTTTCAGGACCCGTTCGACTCGCTGAACCCGCGCCAGAAAGTGCGGGCAGCGGTGTCCGAGCCACTGAAGATTCAGGGCGTCGAGAGCGATGAGGTCACCGAGCGCGTCCGGCAGACGCTCGCGGACGTGGGGCTCAACCCCGTCGACAAGTTCATCGACAGCTTCCCCCACCAGCTCTCTGGTGGGGAGCGCCAGCGCGTCGCAATCGCGCGGGCGCTCGTACTCGACCCCGAACTGCTGATCTGTGACGAGCCAGCGTCGATGCTCGACGTGTCGTTGAAGGCCAGCATCCTCAACATCCTCCGAGAAATGGCCACCGAGCGGGACATGGGCATCGTCTACATCTCTCATGACCTGGCGAGTCTGAGTCAGATCACCGACCGCCTCGCGGTGATGTACCTCGGGAAGATAATCGAGGTGGGGTCCACCAGAGCGGTGGTCCAACAGCCCAAACACCCCTATACGGCGTCGCTGTTGTCGGCGTCGCCCAACGTCGACCCAGCAGTCGACCGAACGCGCGTCCTGCTGCCGGGAGAGCCGCCAAACCCCGTGAACCTCCCGGAGGGCTGTAACTTCGCGCCGCGGTGTCCGAAAGCCACCGATGAGTGCCGCCAGTCCGAACCCGAGCGGTCGGCGTGGGCCGACGGTGACCACGAGGCGGCCTGCTACTTCCCGGTCGAGGACGTGAACGCCGAACTGCTCGATCGGTACAAAGGTGAGACCGAAGGCGTCGAAACGACGACTGACGGGGTTCCCCAAGAGCAAGGGTCGAGCGCCCCATGA
- a CDS encoding CopG-like domain-containing protein DNA-binding domain (PFAM: CopG-like DNA-binding~KEGG: hbo:Hbor_32450 ribbon-helix-helix protein, CopG family) translates to MSNDRITVSLDDDTREAIEDLTERTGQGQSELVRRSLTFYAANFGAANAESSEQLENYHKMLSGGEHVLLDVDFLHCFLHYVSDADGNPDPEFLESADEVSDYHAREYDGEFDSLDELLEWLSLCGFLSVRRSDADDRYHVVFPSEQIRWFMTRFIELSTADLPFDIEIEEGLTKVMMTERRG, encoded by the coding sequence ATGAGTAACGACCGCATCACCGTCTCCCTCGACGACGACACCCGTGAGGCCATCGAGGACCTGACCGAGCGCACCGGTCAGGGGCAAAGCGAGCTGGTCAGACGGTCGCTCACGTTCTACGCCGCGAACTTCGGGGCGGCCAACGCCGAATCCAGCGAGCAGCTCGAGAACTACCACAAGATGCTCTCCGGCGGCGAGCACGTCCTCCTGGACGTCGACTTCCTCCACTGTTTCCTCCACTACGTCTCGGACGCCGACGGCAACCCCGACCCGGAGTTCCTCGAGTCGGCCGACGAGGTCTCCGACTACCACGCCCGCGAATACGACGGGGAGTTCGACTCGCTTGACGAGCTGTTGGAGTGGCTGTCGCTGTGCGGCTTCCTCTCGGTCCGCCGGAGCGACGCCGACGACCGCTACCACGTCGTCTTCCCCTCCGAACAGATCCGGTGGTTCATGACTCGCTTCATCGAGCTGTCGACGGCCGATCTCCCCTTCGACATCGAAATCGAGGAGGGCCTCACGAAAGTGATGATGACCGAACGCCGCGGTTGA
- a CDS encoding ABC-type transporter, integral membrane subunit (PFAM: Binding-protein-dependent transport systems inner membrane component~KEGG: hvo:HVO_B0022 ABC-type transport system permease protein (probable substrate dipeptides/oligopeptides)): MTFRRFLIKRIVIAFLLAIVSASIIFVTLRMLPGTPFSSLVASGGLSVEQVEQIEAQYGLNEPIYVQYIKYLQSLLTLNFGYSLTQSRPVAEIIYPRLVNTLVLLVPALITTAIISSIAGLYAGWNRGSTFEQSSIVVTTFFRSTPVFVTGIFLLVIFAYQLGIFPAFGMRSPLDNPKGYIQTYFAFDFAKHYFLPFIATVLYYSGDFLLLARNSVIERKGSAFLTLHRAKGLSEREQLARAGRNSMLPLVTYFALRMGMLFQGVITLEVVFSWPGIGRTLVQAINQQDYPTVQAAVFIMALAVIVMNLLADVMYAKIDPTVEEGNL; encoded by the coding sequence ATGACTTTTCGCCGATTTCTCATCAAACGGATTGTTATCGCCTTCTTACTGGCAATTGTGTCGGCTTCGATAATCTTCGTTACGCTGCGGATGCTGCCGGGGACGCCGTTCAGTTCGCTCGTGGCCTCGGGAGGGCTCAGCGTGGAGCAGGTTGAACAGATAGAGGCGCAGTACGGCCTCAACGAGCCGATATACGTCCAGTACATCAAGTACCTTCAGAGCCTGCTCACGCTAAACTTCGGCTACTCACTCACGCAGTCCCGGCCGGTGGCGGAGATTATCTACCCGCGGCTGGTGAACACGCTGGTGCTGCTGGTTCCGGCGCTGATTACGACTGCGATCATCAGCTCCATCGCCGGCCTGTACGCCGGTTGGAACCGCGGCTCCACCTTCGAGCAGAGTAGCATCGTCGTCACGACGTTCTTCCGCTCGACGCCGGTGTTCGTCACGGGTATCTTCCTGCTGGTGATCTTCGCCTACCAGCTCGGAATCTTCCCCGCGTTCGGGATGCGCAGTCCGCTCGACAACCCAAAGGGGTATATCCAGACGTACTTCGCGTTCGACTTCGCGAAACACTACTTCCTCCCCTTCATCGCGACGGTGCTGTACTACAGCGGCGACTTCCTGCTGCTTGCCCGCAACTCCGTTATTGAGCGAAAGGGCTCGGCGTTCCTGACGCTCCACCGCGCCAAGGGCCTCTCCGAGCGCGAACAGCTCGCGCGGGCCGGCCGGAACTCGATGCTCCCGCTGGTGACGTATTTCGCGCTGCGGATGGGGATGTTGTTCCAAGGAGTGATCACCCTCGAGGTGGTGTTCTCGTGGCCGGGTATCGGGCGCACGCTCGTGCAGGCGATCAACCAACAGGACTACCCGACGGTTCAGGCGGCGGTGTTCATCATGGCGCTTGCGGTCATCGTGATGAACCTCCTGGCCGACGTGATGTACGCTAAGATCGACCCGACGGTCGAGGAGGGTAATCTCTGA
- a CDS encoding ABC-type transporter, integral membrane subunit (PFAM: Binding-protein-dependent transport systems inner membrane component~KEGG: hvo:HVO_B0023 ABC-type transport system permease protein (probable substrate dipeptides/oligopeptides)) — protein sequence MSTINIDTDSAKDRLSDLWSRSRRTALFVLEDNGAKLGVAILAAFTFLGIFGPDLAPYEPIEHTMRSGDGGIMRMSAPNNAAPLGTTTYGKDVLSQFLEGARPTFIVGFFGGVGTGIIGFLVGLVSGYFGGRVDEFLMRLTDLTFSLPFLPMALLVLTFVTPSVTLITAVIVTFFWKMPARVIRSEVLTVKERTFVKSARASGAGHFRTMFFHVAPNVLGIGFLYTAYAVAWAIAGQASLAFLGFGDPTTTSWGRMLRQVFASGGMREAWWWVFPPAIGIAAVTTAVFLVGRAFEEVVNPELRGDE from the coding sequence ATGTCGACAATCAATATAGACACTGACTCCGCGAAAGACCGACTCAGCGACCTCTGGAGCCGGTCGCGACGGACGGCGCTGTTCGTGCTTGAAGACAACGGCGCGAAACTCGGTGTCGCCATCCTGGCGGCGTTTACGTTCCTCGGCATCTTCGGGCCGGACCTCGCCCCATACGAACCGATCGAACACACAATGCGATCCGGGGACGGCGGGATTATGCGGATGTCCGCACCGAACAACGCCGCACCGCTGGGGACGACGACCTACGGAAAGGACGTGCTGAGCCAGTTCCTTGAGGGCGCCAGGCCGACGTTCATCGTCGGCTTCTTCGGCGGCGTCGGCACCGGGATCATCGGCTTCTTGGTCGGCCTCGTCAGCGGGTACTTCGGTGGACGCGTCGACGAGTTCCTGATGCGGCTGACCGACCTGACGTTCTCGCTGCCGTTCCTGCCGATGGCGCTGCTGGTGCTGACGTTCGTCACGCCCAGCGTCACGCTGATCACGGCAGTAATCGTGACGTTCTTCTGGAAGATGCCCGCACGGGTGATCCGTTCAGAGGTGCTGACAGTCAAGGAGCGAACCTTCGTGAAGTCCGCGCGAGCGAGCGGCGCCGGCCACTTCCGGACGATGTTCTTCCACGTCGCGCCGAACGTGCTGGGGATCGGCTTCCTCTACACCGCCTACGCGGTGGCGTGGGCCATCGCCGGGCAGGCGTCGCTGGCGTTCCTCGGGTTCGGTGACCCGACAACCACCTCGTGGGGCCGGATGCTCCGACAGGTGTTCGCGTCCGGCGGCATGCGCGAGGCGTGGTGGTGGGTGTTCCCGCCCGCAATCGGTATCGCCGCGGTGACCACGGCCGTCTTCCTGGTTGGACGGGCGTTCGAGGAAGTCGTCAACCCTGAACTACGAGGTGACGAATGA
- a CDS encoding Extracellular ligand-binding receptor (PFAM: Extracellular ligand-binding receptor~KEGG: csa:Csal_1418 extracellular ligand-binding receptor), translating to MEDSDSFAEQLKRRRFLRLSGAVGVAGLAGCAGQDELQGETDTTGGSDAETDPSGGSGDETDTSGGSDGGSESIKVGAVIPFSGDLADFGGPMLNAMKMAQADINAAGGPLGREIEIVDEDSGTDSTQAVNAANKLVNTNGVQNVIGAVSSGVTISIANSVTIPNGIMQITSASSSPSITTLDDDDLVWRTRTNDRFVAKVMAMIAQNQGASTASVIYINNDFGKALADTFESAFEGETAAKVGYSSGQSSYNQVLSQAFSDDPEFVALAGYPESGTTMLSQWNEQGYGGNWILHTSLLSNDVIENVGADIMEGMYGVRTKPPTGGATDAFVSDYEEQFPDAQVFSPYSWNSYDALVSYALAVHAAGTADPAKVKQQMRPVSNPEGETVSYAEFESGISMLDEGTEIDYSGPSGNVNYDENGDVASDMVIVSVQDGKFTDQETIPADELV from the coding sequence ATGGAAGACAGTGACTCGTTCGCGGAACAGCTGAAACGGAGACGGTTCCTCCGCCTCTCGGGCGCGGTCGGGGTGGCTGGGCTGGCCGGCTGTGCCGGCCAGGATGAACTGCAGGGCGAGACCGACACCACTGGGGGCTCAGACGCCGAGACCGACCCCAGCGGGGGCTCAGGCGACGAGACCGACACCAGCGGCGGCTCCGACGGGGGCAGCGAGTCGATCAAGGTCGGGGCGGTGATCCCCTTCAGCGGCGACCTCGCCGACTTCGGCGGTCCGATGTTGAACGCGATGAAGATGGCCCAAGCGGACATCAACGCCGCCGGTGGCCCGCTGGGCCGGGAGATCGAGATCGTCGACGAGGACTCGGGGACCGACTCCACGCAGGCGGTCAACGCCGCCAACAAGCTCGTCAACACCAACGGGGTGCAGAACGTGATCGGCGCGGTGTCGTCGGGCGTCACGATCAGTATCGCCAATTCGGTGACGATCCCCAACGGGATCATGCAGATCACGTCGGCGTCGTCGTCGCCGTCAATCACGACGCTCGACGACGACGACCTGGTGTGGCGGACGCGGACGAACGACCGGTTCGTCGCGAAGGTGATGGCGATGATCGCCCAGAACCAGGGCGCGTCGACGGCGTCGGTCATCTACATCAACAACGACTTCGGCAAGGCGCTGGCCGACACGTTCGAGTCGGCGTTCGAGGGGGAGACAGCGGCGAAAGTCGGCTACTCCTCGGGGCAGTCGTCGTACAACCAGGTGCTCTCACAAGCGTTCTCGGACGACCCCGAGTTCGTCGCGCTGGCAGGCTACCCCGAGAGCGGGACGACCATGCTCTCGCAGTGGAACGAGCAGGGGTACGGCGGAAACTGGATCCTCCACACCAGTCTCCTGTCGAACGACGTCATCGAGAACGTCGGCGCCGATATCATGGAGGGGATGTACGGCGTGCGGACGAAGCCGCCGACGGGCGGGGCGACCGACGCGTTCGTCTCTGACTACGAGGAGCAGTTCCCCGACGCGCAGGTGTTCTCGCCGTACTCGTGGAACTCCTACGACGCGCTCGTCTCGTACGCGCTGGCGGTCCACGCCGCCGGCACCGCCGACCCCGCCAAGGTCAAACAACAGATGCGCCCCGTCTCCAACCCCGAGGGTGAGACCGTCAGCTACGCCGAGTTCGAAAGCGGGATCTCCATGCTCGACGAGGGGACGGAGATCGACTACAGCGGCCCGAGCGGGAACGTCAACTACGACGAGAACGGCGACGTTGCCAGCGACATGGTGATCGTCTCCGTGCAGGACGGGAAGTTCACCGACCAGGAAACGATCCCCGCCGACGAACTGGTCTGA